One region of Citrus sinensis cultivar Valencia sweet orange chromosome 6, DVS_A1.0, whole genome shotgun sequence genomic DNA includes:
- the LOC102618631 gene encoding DNA ligase 6 isoform X1, with the protein MDSHPSDKNLTLDSTHLFLSTQSSPPDSLIFAPIPRTLPPSKHIPSTRFLIDAFRYAADFSVSYFLSHFHSDHYTGLSPSWSKGIIFCSEITSRLLSQILNINPKFIYPLPIKIPVLIDGCEVVLVGANHCPGAVQFLFKVPGRNGGFERYVHTGDFRFCKTMLLQPVMNEFAGCDAVFLDTTYCNPKFLFPLQEESVEYVVNVVNRVGGELNEGLQKRVLFLVATYVIGKEKILIEIFKKCGRKVCVDSRKMEVLRVLGYGDSGVFTEDESETDVHVVGWNVLGETWPYFRPNFVRMKEIMVERGYDKVVGFVPTGWTYEVKRNKFAVRSKDAFEIHLVPYSEHSNYDELREYVKFLKPKQVIPTVGMDIEKLDSKHANKMRKYFAGLVDEMASKKEFLMGFHRGTSEIDENVEEGAGSGSNEGLSKEGEVKLKKTKATEDNSSSILLDSSSRLEEFGSKDVTALDDEETEKMVQEIRNCLPTWVTQNQILDLISSSGRNIVDAVSNFYEHETQLYEQVSACTTFISTSQTSSLDVSASTAKLNSDKTISQGSVKIPLSQEYKLPTIKHSIKSTLSPSKRKKTITNNPKKKGKVPSKMESSGAKQPTITSFFNKLLPNMSQGDVVESKSEECPKDENPLQSNAIKTYGEEIDQFLKIINGNESLKGYAATLLEKTKGNVSMALDLYYDNQEGDHGKTVNRLEFSKSSVQFDNCNKDCSSALEKIVSEELQHITDMSVQRPSKELMDPTLVSLPPEKYDPIEHACWSSGQPAPYIHLARTFDLVEAERGKIKAMSMLGNMFRSLLALSPDDVLPAVYLCTNKIASNHENIELNIGGSLVTSAIEEACGTNRSKIRDMYNRLGDLGDVAQECRQTQALLAPPPPLLIKDVYSMLCKISVQIGSGSTARKKSLIVNLMCSCREKEMKFLVRTLVRNLRIGAMMRTILPALAQAVVMNSSLEFSHEGKMENLKEKLQSLSAAAVEAYNILPSLDLLIPSLMNKGIGFSSSTLSMVPGVPIKPMLAKITNGVPQVLKLFQNKAFTCEYKYDGQRAQIHKLVDGTVRIFSRNGDETTSRFPDLISIINEFCKPAAGTFILDAEVVAIDRKNGCKIMSFQELSSRERGGKDSVITIKSVKVDICVFVFDIMFANGEQLLGYTLRQRRKYLKDLFYDEKMGYFQYAKEMTVEGDDNCLTSDVSLSKINNFLEEALHSSCEGIIVKSLDVDAGYSPSKRSDSWLKVKRDYVEGLNDSLDLVPIGAWHGNGRKAGWYSPFLMACYNPETEEYQSVCRVMSGFSDSFYIEMKEFFSGDKILLKKPSYYRTAEVPDMWFSPEVVWEIRGADFTISPVHQAAIGLVHPSRGISIRFPRFIRLVSDRNPDECSTAADIAEMFHSQTRKMDVTAKD; encoded by the exons ATGGACTCTCATCCCAGTGACAAAAACTTAACCCTAGACTCAACCCACCTCTTCCTCTCCACCCAATCTTCCCCTCCCGATTCCCTCATTTTCGCTCCAATTCCCCGCACTTTACCTCCTTCCAAACACATTCCCAGCACCCGCTTCCTCATCGACGCCTTTCGCTACGCCGCCGATTTCTCCGTCTCTTACTTTCTCTCCCACTTCCACTCCGATCACTACACCGGCCTTTCCCCTTCTTGGTCCAAAGGTATCATTTTTTGCTCCGAAATCACTTCCCGCCTTCTTTCTCAGATACTCAACATAAACCCCAAGTTTATCTACCCACTCCCAATTAAGATACCTGTTTTAATTGATGGGTGTGAAGTTGTTCTTGTTGGTGCCAATCATTGCCCTGGTGCTGTCCAGTTCTTGTTCAAGGTTCCGGGCAGAAATGGCGGTTTCGAGAGGTATGTTCACACGGGTGATTTTCGGTTTTGTAAAACTATGTTGTTACAGCCTGTGATGAATGAGTTCGCGGGTTGTGATGCTGTCTTTTTAGACACCACTTATTGTAATCCGAAGTTTTTGTTTCCTTTGCAAGAAGAGAGTGTTGAGTATGTGGTTAATGTGGTTAATAGGGTTGGAGGCGAGCTTAATGAGGGTTTGCAGAAGAGGGTTCTGTTTCTTGTTGCGACATACGTTATTGggaaagaaaagattttgatcgaaatttttaagaaatgtgGTAGAAAAGTGTGTGTGGATTCAAGAAAAATGGAGGTTTTGCGGGTTTTGGGGTATGGGGATAGTGGTGTTTTTACAGAGGATGAGAGTGAGACTGATGTGCATGTTGTTGGATGGAATGTGTTGGGGGAGACTTGGCCATACTTTCGGCCGAATTTTGTGAGAATGAAGGAAATTATGGTCGAAAGAGGATATGATAAGGTTGTTGGTTTTGTGCCGACGGGGTGGACTTATGAGGTGAAGCGTAACAAGTTCGCAGTGAGGTCCAAGGACGCATTTGAAATTCATCTTGTCCCATATAGTGAGCATTCAAATTATGATGAGCTTAGGGAGTATGTGAAGTTTTTGAAACCCAAGCAAGTTATACCTACGGTGGGCATGGATATTGAGAAGCTTGATAGCAAGCATGctaataaaatgagaaagtaTTTTGCTGGGTTGGTTGATGAAATGGCTAGCAAGAAAGAATTTTTAATGGGTTTTCATCGAGGGACTAGCGAAATTGATGAAAACGTTGAAGAGGGTGCTGGTTCAGGCTCTAATGAGGGGCTGAGCAAAGAGGGGGAagtaaagttgaaaaaaactaAAGCCACTGAAGACAACAGTTCATCTATTCTTTTAGATTCATCATCTCGTTTGGAAGAATTTGGCTCAAAAGATGTAACTGCTCTAGATGATGAGGAAACAGAGAAAATGGTACAAGAAATTCGTAACTGTTTGCCTACATGGGTTACTCAAAACCAAATATTGGATTTGATTAGCAGCTCAGGAAGGAACATTGTTGACGCTGTGTCTAATTTCTATGAACATGAAACTCAATTGTATGAGCAAGTCTCTGCATGTACGACTTTTATATCTACATCCCAGACCAGCTCACTTGATGTTTCTGCATCCACTGCAAAACTAAATTCCGATAAGACCATTTCCCAAGGAAGTGTGAAAATTCCTTTAAGTCAGGAATACAAGTTACCAACCATAAAGCATTCAATAAAGAGCACCCTTTCTCCAAGCAAAAGGAAGAAAACTATTACCAATAACCCTAAGAAAAAAGGGAAAGTCCCATCAAAAATGGAATCTAGTGGGGCAAAGCAGCCTACAATTACAAGTTTCTTCAATAAATTGTTGCCTAACATGTCTCAAGGGGATGTGGTTGAATCCAAGTCAGAGGAATGCCCTAAAGATGAAAATCCTTTGCAAAGTAATGCTATCAAAACATATGGAGAGGAGATAGATCAGTTCTTGAAGATAATCAATGGCAATGAATCATTAAAAGGCTATGCTGCCACCCTCTTAGAGAAGACAAAAGGAAATGTTAGTATGGCTCTAGATCTATATTATGATAATCAAGAGGGTGATCATGGTAAGACTGTAAATAGGTTAGAATTCTCTAAAAGTTCAGTTCAGTTCGACAATTGTAATAAGGATTGTTCTTCTGCATTGGAGAAAATCGTTTCTGAAGAATTGCAACATATAACTGATATGTCTGTTCAGAGACCATCAAAAGAACTAATGGATCCAACTCTTGTGTCATTACCACCTGAAAAGTACGATCCAATAGAGCATG CATGCTGGAGTAGTGGACAGCCTGCTCCATATATCCACCTTGCACGAACTTTTGACCTGGTTGAGGCTGAAAGAGGCAAGATAAAAGCTATGTCCATGTTGGGCAATATGTTTAGAAG TTTGCTGGCCCTGTCTCCCGACGATGTGCTACCTGCTGTGTATTTGTGTACCAATAAGATTGCCTCTAACCATGAAAACATA GAACTGAACATTGGTGGAAGTTTGGTCACATCAGCAATAGAAGAGGCATGTGGAACTAATCGGTCTAAAATTAGGGATATGTACAATAGGTTAGGTGACCTTG GTGACGTTGCTCAAGAATGCCGACAAACACAGGCATTGCTTGCTCCTCCTCCTCCACTTCTTATCAAAGATGTATATTCTATGCTTTGCAAAATAAG TGTACAAATAGGTAGTGGAAGTACTGCTAGGAAGAAAAGCCTTATTGTGAACCTCATGTGTTCTTGTAGAGAGAAGGAGATGAAGTTTCTGGTTAGAACTCTG GTCAGGAATTTACGAATTGGAGCAATGATGAGAACTATATTGCCTGCATTAGCTCAAGCTGTTGTTATGAATTCTTCTCTTGAGTTTTCCCATGaaggaaaaatggaaaatttgaaGGAGAAACTTCAG AGTCTTTCTGCAGCGGCAGTTGAAGCTTATAATATTCTTCCCAGTTTG GATTTGCTCATCCCTTCTCTCATGAATAAAGGCATTGGATTTTCATCATCAACTTTGTCCATGGTTCCAGGAGTACCTATCAAGCCCATGCTTGCAAA AATTACCAATGGAGTTCCACAAGTACTAAAGCTCTTCCAAAATAAAGCATTTACTTGTGAATACAA ATATGATGGTCAACGTGCCCAAATTCACAAATTAGTGGATGGCACTGTGCGCATCTTTTCACGTAATGGGGATGAAACAACATCAAGATTTCCTGATTTAATTAgtataattaatgaattttgtaagCCTGCTGCGGGGACTTTCATACTGGATGCCGAG GTAGTTGCAATTGATAGGAAGAATGGCTGCAAAATCATGTCTTTCCAAGAACTATCGTCAAGAGAGAGAGGAGGAAAAGATTCCGTGATCACAATTAAGAGTGTAAAG GTCGATATTTGTGTATTTGTCTTTGATATCATGTTTGCCAATGGAGAGCA gCTGTTGGGTTATACCCTCCGTCAGAGACGAAAAT ACTTGAAAGATTTGTTCTATGATGAGAAAATGGGGTACTTTCAGTATGCAAAGGAAATGACT GTGGAAGGTGATGATAATTGTTTGACGAGTGATGTCTCTCTAAgcaagataaataattttcttgaagAGGCACTCCACTCCTCATGTGAAGGGATTATCGTTAAATCGTTAGATGTTGATGCTGGATATTCTCCATCAAAGCGTAGTGACTCATGGTTAAAG GTGAAGCGAGATTATGTGGAAGGATTAAATGACTCGCTTGATCTAGTCCCTATTGGTGCTTGGCATGGCAATGGGAGGAAAGCTGGATG GTACAGTCCATTCCTCATGGCATGTTACAATCCCGAGACTGAGGAATATCAAAGCGTATGCCGTGTCATGTCTGGGTTCTCAGATTCCTTTTACATAGAG ATGAAGGAATTCTTTTCTGGGGATAAGATCTTATTGAAAAAGCCGTCTTACTATCGAACAGCTGAGGTTCCAGATATGTGGTTTTCTCCAGAAGTTGTTTGGGAAATAAGAGGTGCAGACTTTACAATATCACCGGTTCACCAGGCTGCTATAGGTTTGGTTCATCCGAGCCGTGGCATCTCAATCAGATTTCCTAGGTTTATACGCCTTGTATCTGACAGAAATCCAGATGAATGTAGCACTGCTGCAGATATAGCTGAAATGTTTCACTCTCAAACCCGGAAGATGGACGTGACAGCCAAAGATTGA
- the LOC102618631 gene encoding DNA ligase 6 isoform X2, whose translation MDSHPSDKNLTLDSTHLFLSTQSSPPDSLIFAPIPRTLPPSKHIPSTRFLIDAFRYAADFSVSYFLSHFHSDHYTGLSPSWSKGIIFCSEITSRLLSQILNINPKFIYPLPIKIPVLIDGCEVVLVGANHCPGAVQFLFKVPGRNGGFERYVHTGDFRFCKTMLLQPVMNEFAGCDAVFLDTTYCNPKFLFPLQEESVEYVVNVVNRVGGELNEGLQKRVLFLVATYVIGKEKILIEIFKKCGRKVCVDSRKMEVLRVLGYGDSGVFTEDESETDVHVVGWNVLGETWPYFRPNFVRMKEIMVERGYDKVVGFVPTGWTYEVKRNKFAVRSKDAFEIHLVPYSEHSNYDELREYVKFLKPKQVIPTVGMDIEKLDSKHANKMRKYFAGLVDEMASKKEFLMGFHRGTSEIDENVEEGAGSGSNEGLSKEGEVKLKKTKATEDNSSSILLDSSSRLEEFGSKDVTALDDEETEKMVQEIRNCLPTWVTQNQILDLISSSGRNIVDAVSNFYEHETQLYEQVSACTTFISTSQTSSLDVSASTAKLNSDKTISQGSVKIPLSQEYKLPTIKHSIKSTLSPSKRKKTITNNPKKKGKVPSKMESSGAKQPTITSFFNKLLPNMSQGDVVESKSEECPKDENPLQSNAIKTYGEEIDQFLKIINGNESLKGYAATLLEKTKGNVSMALDLYYDNQEGDHGKTVNRLEFSKSSVQFDNCNKDCSSALEKIVSEELQHITDMSVQRPSKELMDPTLVSLPPEKYDPIEHACWSSGQPAPYIHLARTFDLVEAERGKIKAMSMLGNMFRSLLALSPDDVLPAVYLCTNKIASNHENIELNIGGSLVTSAIEEACGTNRSKIRDMYNRLGDLGDVAQECRQTQALLAPPPPLLIKDVYSMLCKISVQIGSGSTARKKSLIVNLMCSCREKEMKFLVRTLVRNLRIGAMMRTILPALAQAVVMNSSLEFSHEGKMENLKEKLQSLSAAAVEAYNILPSLDLLIPSLMNKGIGFSSSTLSMVPGVPIKPMLAKITNGVPQVLKLFQNKAFTCEYKYDGQRAQIHKLVDGTVRIFSRNGDETTSRFPDLISIINEFCKPAAGTFILDAEVVAIDRKNGCKIMSFQELSSRERGGKDSVITIKSVKVDICVFVFDIMFANGEQLLGYTLRQRRKYLKDLFYDEKMGYFQYAKEMTVEGDDNCLTSDVSLSKINNFLEEALHSSCEGIIVKSLDVDAGYSPSKRSDSWLKVKRDYVEGLNDSLDLVPIGAWHGNGRKAGWYSPFLMACYNPETEEYQSVCRVMSGFSDSFYIEDSKLLA comes from the exons ATGGACTCTCATCCCAGTGACAAAAACTTAACCCTAGACTCAACCCACCTCTTCCTCTCCACCCAATCTTCCCCTCCCGATTCCCTCATTTTCGCTCCAATTCCCCGCACTTTACCTCCTTCCAAACACATTCCCAGCACCCGCTTCCTCATCGACGCCTTTCGCTACGCCGCCGATTTCTCCGTCTCTTACTTTCTCTCCCACTTCCACTCCGATCACTACACCGGCCTTTCCCCTTCTTGGTCCAAAGGTATCATTTTTTGCTCCGAAATCACTTCCCGCCTTCTTTCTCAGATACTCAACATAAACCCCAAGTTTATCTACCCACTCCCAATTAAGATACCTGTTTTAATTGATGGGTGTGAAGTTGTTCTTGTTGGTGCCAATCATTGCCCTGGTGCTGTCCAGTTCTTGTTCAAGGTTCCGGGCAGAAATGGCGGTTTCGAGAGGTATGTTCACACGGGTGATTTTCGGTTTTGTAAAACTATGTTGTTACAGCCTGTGATGAATGAGTTCGCGGGTTGTGATGCTGTCTTTTTAGACACCACTTATTGTAATCCGAAGTTTTTGTTTCCTTTGCAAGAAGAGAGTGTTGAGTATGTGGTTAATGTGGTTAATAGGGTTGGAGGCGAGCTTAATGAGGGTTTGCAGAAGAGGGTTCTGTTTCTTGTTGCGACATACGTTATTGggaaagaaaagattttgatcgaaatttttaagaaatgtgGTAGAAAAGTGTGTGTGGATTCAAGAAAAATGGAGGTTTTGCGGGTTTTGGGGTATGGGGATAGTGGTGTTTTTACAGAGGATGAGAGTGAGACTGATGTGCATGTTGTTGGATGGAATGTGTTGGGGGAGACTTGGCCATACTTTCGGCCGAATTTTGTGAGAATGAAGGAAATTATGGTCGAAAGAGGATATGATAAGGTTGTTGGTTTTGTGCCGACGGGGTGGACTTATGAGGTGAAGCGTAACAAGTTCGCAGTGAGGTCCAAGGACGCATTTGAAATTCATCTTGTCCCATATAGTGAGCATTCAAATTATGATGAGCTTAGGGAGTATGTGAAGTTTTTGAAACCCAAGCAAGTTATACCTACGGTGGGCATGGATATTGAGAAGCTTGATAGCAAGCATGctaataaaatgagaaagtaTTTTGCTGGGTTGGTTGATGAAATGGCTAGCAAGAAAGAATTTTTAATGGGTTTTCATCGAGGGACTAGCGAAATTGATGAAAACGTTGAAGAGGGTGCTGGTTCAGGCTCTAATGAGGGGCTGAGCAAAGAGGGGGAagtaaagttgaaaaaaactaAAGCCACTGAAGACAACAGTTCATCTATTCTTTTAGATTCATCATCTCGTTTGGAAGAATTTGGCTCAAAAGATGTAACTGCTCTAGATGATGAGGAAACAGAGAAAATGGTACAAGAAATTCGTAACTGTTTGCCTACATGGGTTACTCAAAACCAAATATTGGATTTGATTAGCAGCTCAGGAAGGAACATTGTTGACGCTGTGTCTAATTTCTATGAACATGAAACTCAATTGTATGAGCAAGTCTCTGCATGTACGACTTTTATATCTACATCCCAGACCAGCTCACTTGATGTTTCTGCATCCACTGCAAAACTAAATTCCGATAAGACCATTTCCCAAGGAAGTGTGAAAATTCCTTTAAGTCAGGAATACAAGTTACCAACCATAAAGCATTCAATAAAGAGCACCCTTTCTCCAAGCAAAAGGAAGAAAACTATTACCAATAACCCTAAGAAAAAAGGGAAAGTCCCATCAAAAATGGAATCTAGTGGGGCAAAGCAGCCTACAATTACAAGTTTCTTCAATAAATTGTTGCCTAACATGTCTCAAGGGGATGTGGTTGAATCCAAGTCAGAGGAATGCCCTAAAGATGAAAATCCTTTGCAAAGTAATGCTATCAAAACATATGGAGAGGAGATAGATCAGTTCTTGAAGATAATCAATGGCAATGAATCATTAAAAGGCTATGCTGCCACCCTCTTAGAGAAGACAAAAGGAAATGTTAGTATGGCTCTAGATCTATATTATGATAATCAAGAGGGTGATCATGGTAAGACTGTAAATAGGTTAGAATTCTCTAAAAGTTCAGTTCAGTTCGACAATTGTAATAAGGATTGTTCTTCTGCATTGGAGAAAATCGTTTCTGAAGAATTGCAACATATAACTGATATGTCTGTTCAGAGACCATCAAAAGAACTAATGGATCCAACTCTTGTGTCATTACCACCTGAAAAGTACGATCCAATAGAGCATG CATGCTGGAGTAGTGGACAGCCTGCTCCATATATCCACCTTGCACGAACTTTTGACCTGGTTGAGGCTGAAAGAGGCAAGATAAAAGCTATGTCCATGTTGGGCAATATGTTTAGAAG TTTGCTGGCCCTGTCTCCCGACGATGTGCTACCTGCTGTGTATTTGTGTACCAATAAGATTGCCTCTAACCATGAAAACATA GAACTGAACATTGGTGGAAGTTTGGTCACATCAGCAATAGAAGAGGCATGTGGAACTAATCGGTCTAAAATTAGGGATATGTACAATAGGTTAGGTGACCTTG GTGACGTTGCTCAAGAATGCCGACAAACACAGGCATTGCTTGCTCCTCCTCCTCCACTTCTTATCAAAGATGTATATTCTATGCTTTGCAAAATAAG TGTACAAATAGGTAGTGGAAGTACTGCTAGGAAGAAAAGCCTTATTGTGAACCTCATGTGTTCTTGTAGAGAGAAGGAGATGAAGTTTCTGGTTAGAACTCTG GTCAGGAATTTACGAATTGGAGCAATGATGAGAACTATATTGCCTGCATTAGCTCAAGCTGTTGTTATGAATTCTTCTCTTGAGTTTTCCCATGaaggaaaaatggaaaatttgaaGGAGAAACTTCAG AGTCTTTCTGCAGCGGCAGTTGAAGCTTATAATATTCTTCCCAGTTTG GATTTGCTCATCCCTTCTCTCATGAATAAAGGCATTGGATTTTCATCATCAACTTTGTCCATGGTTCCAGGAGTACCTATCAAGCCCATGCTTGCAAA AATTACCAATGGAGTTCCACAAGTACTAAAGCTCTTCCAAAATAAAGCATTTACTTGTGAATACAA ATATGATGGTCAACGTGCCCAAATTCACAAATTAGTGGATGGCACTGTGCGCATCTTTTCACGTAATGGGGATGAAACAACATCAAGATTTCCTGATTTAATTAgtataattaatgaattttgtaagCCTGCTGCGGGGACTTTCATACTGGATGCCGAG GTAGTTGCAATTGATAGGAAGAATGGCTGCAAAATCATGTCTTTCCAAGAACTATCGTCAAGAGAGAGAGGAGGAAAAGATTCCGTGATCACAATTAAGAGTGTAAAG GTCGATATTTGTGTATTTGTCTTTGATATCATGTTTGCCAATGGAGAGCA gCTGTTGGGTTATACCCTCCGTCAGAGACGAAAAT ACTTGAAAGATTTGTTCTATGATGAGAAAATGGGGTACTTTCAGTATGCAAAGGAAATGACT GTGGAAGGTGATGATAATTGTTTGACGAGTGATGTCTCTCTAAgcaagataaataattttcttgaagAGGCACTCCACTCCTCATGTGAAGGGATTATCGTTAAATCGTTAGATGTTGATGCTGGATATTCTCCATCAAAGCGTAGTGACTCATGGTTAAAG GTGAAGCGAGATTATGTGGAAGGATTAAATGACTCGCTTGATCTAGTCCCTATTGGTGCTTGGCATGGCAATGGGAGGAAAGCTGGATG GTACAGTCCATTCCTCATGGCATGTTACAATCCCGAGACTGAGGAATATCAAAGCGTATGCCGTGTCATGTCTGGGTTCTCAGATTCCTTTTACATAGAG GATTCAAAATTGCTAGCGTGA